The following nucleotide sequence is from Zea mays cultivar B73 chromosome 1, Zm-B73-REFERENCE-NAM-5.0, whole genome shotgun sequence.
ACTAGGCAGGCAGGCAGGTATCAAGTATCAACAAATAAACACAAACCGCCTTGGTTACCTTGATAGACTGACTTGTTGTTGGTTTCGGACTGCACCGCTGGCCGTGGTGCTGTGGACCTTGTGCTGTGGCTGGCGTCTTTGTCTTGAGCCTCTTCGATCCCCTGAGACGGCTTCCCCCGCCACCGGTCGCCGTCTCCCCCGCTGCCGTCCATTTCATCGAGTAGTGCTGACATGACAGAAACAGGCATGCATAAGTTTCAATATATAGAATAGAACCATCAGCATGCATTATACTAGCTATAGAAGGTTTCGAGAAGATTACGGCAGCGGTATCAGCAGCTGGCTGGGTGAAGCTGAGCTGCGAGAACGCGGGCCGGGCCTCGGTGCTGTAGATTGGATTCGCGCCTATTCCTGGCTCACTCATGCACAGTCAGTGTGAGACGACGTCGTTGAACGAACACATCAACACGCACAAACAAAAGATACAGAGAGGAAAGTACCTAGGCAGTTCTCTGAAGAACCGTGAATAGCAAAAAGCGTCTGCGCCTGAAGACCGtgaagcggcggcggcggcgacaggTCCAGAGAATCGAACCGGCCATACTCCGCCGCTAGTCTGCTCACAGCGCAGAAACAAATTCCAGTTACTTGGGAGTGACACACGACGAGAATGTCCAGGAAGAACACCCAAAACTCCCGAACGAAACCAGTGCACTGCAGCGACGACATGGAAGGGAGGTACAAGTATAGAACTCACATCCTGTCCAGGCCCACAGCTCCTGCCGGTGAACTAGAGCTCTCGCACCTGGCTGCTGCGCGCACCGAAGAGAAGCCACGATCGATCGATGAATATGTATTCCAGACGGAAACGCGACGAGGAGCTGAGGATCGTGGGACGGTATTAGGAGAACGTACCGTAGTCGTCGCCGTACTGCAGCAGGAGCGACGAGCAGTTCCACATTGTGCACCGACGTCGATCGGCAGCGCGGGTCCTGCaggcgggcggcgcggcggccgggaACGCATGCACGATGGTGCAGCTAGCTAGCGGAGACGAGCGGAGAGGAAGGGAGAAGCGAGCCCAGCAGAGCGTCGGCTTAAATACAAAGGGCTGGCTAGCAGAGCAGTACGACGACGTGCGCGCCGCCGTGATGATGATGATTGATGGTTGATGATGAGCTGCGATCAATGCGTGGTCTGCTTGGGCTTTTCGTCTGCTGCCGTTTCCACTCGGACGCCGCTCTGCCAATATTAGTGGATGGATGTGCGGATGGGCAggcagagaagagaagagaagaggagCACGCCGGGGCAACGGAAAAGGAGGAGCCCGAACCCAGTGGAGTCCTTTGCCGGCTCGGTAGATAGAGAAAGAGAAAGAGAAGGCAGGGGGATTCATTAGTACAGTAGCCCCCCCAATAACCATAAATACCCATGctctaataaataaataaaacagaAACTCTAGCTAGCGCTGATGATCCTGCCGTTTCAGGCTTTTGTTTTCCTCTCCCTGTCCAACTCAGCAAACCCCTTTGACTTCTTACAC
It contains:
- the LOC100272342 gene encoding uncharacterized protein isoform X2, whose amino-acid sequence is MWNCSSLLLQYGDDYAARCESSSSPAGAVGLDRILAAEYGRFDSLDLSPPPPLHGLQAQTLFAIHGSSENCLGIGANPIYSTEARPAFSQLSFTQPAADTAAHYSMKWTAAGETATGGGGSRLRGSKRLKTKTPATAQGPQHHGQRCSPKPTTSQSIKAPPCKRSQKLGDKITALQQLVSPYGKVSSWTCRSCPVPLLVTWHVACADGYGISAPRGSHLHQAPPRADPVLQRHSRTRATKRAARRVCAGEACAWRRCPRPSCSSCRPRPRSATATRKTTGAGSALCKSVAGAENDAVLPCFSS
- the LOC100272342 gene encoding uncharacterized protein LOC100272342, yielding MWNCSSLLLQYGDDYAARCESSSSPAGAVGLDRILAAEYGRFDSLDLSPPPPLHGLQAQTLFAIHGSSENCLGIGANPIYSTEARPAFSQLSFTQPAADTAAHYSMKWTAAGETATGGGGSRLRGSKRLKTKTPATAQGPQHHGQRCSPKPTTSQSIKAPPCKRSQKLGDKITALQQLVSPYGKTDTASVLHEAATCIKHLHEQIQFSSVTAGHGRRRGRRDGSAPARPVRGVAVPGRRAARVGRGRARQPRHGRPLALARHSVSL
- the LOC100272342 gene encoding uncharacterized protein isoform X4 → MWNCSSLLLQYGDDYAARCESSSSPAGAVGLDRILAAEYGRFDSLDLSPPPPLHGLQAQTLFAIHGSSENCLGIGANPIYSTEARPAFSQLSFTQPAADTAAHYSMKWTAAGETATGGGGSRLRGSKRLKTKTPATAQGPQHHGQRCSPKPTTSQSIKAPPCKRSQKLGDKITALQQLVSPYGKTDTASVLHEAATCIKHLHEQIQILTASYPELSSPASQQDTGDEEGGATGLRRRGLCVASLSPAVVQLVSAEAALGNRDTEDHWRWLGTL
- the LOC100272342 gene encoding uncharacterized protein isoform X3, coding for MWNCSSLLLQYGDDYAARCESSSSPAGAVGLDRILAAEYGRFDSLDLSPPPPLHGLQAQTLFAIHGSSENCLGIGANPIYSTEARPAFSQLSFTQPAADTAAHYSMKWTAAGETATGGGGSRLRGSKRLKTKTPATAQGPQHHGQRCSPKPTTSQSIKAPPCKRSQKLGDKITALQQLVSPYGKTDTASVLHEAATCIKHLHEQIQVSRWRIVLLLTQNGHATDARARGATDLQQVTFSSVTAGHGRRRGRRDGSAPARPVRGVAVPGRRAARVGRGRARQPRHGRPLALARHSVSL